From a region of the Flavobacterium branchiarum genome:
- a CDS encoding T9SS type A sorting domain-containing protein, producing the protein MKNYYLLFIFGITLIATGQSKITFDYDPAGNQIKRELCIGNCDTNPFEEEDTKEIEELEEEDLQKFSPEDVISYYPNPVKEELYLKWELQNGNNVASIQLYTTNGQLLKTFNKPENANSQKIAFLNYPTGIYMISLIYDNGDQKTIRIIKQ; encoded by the coding sequence ATGAAAAATTATTACCTACTGTTTATTTTTGGGATTACTTTAATTGCAACTGGTCAATCTAAAATCACTTTTGATTATGATCCCGCAGGCAACCAAATAAAAAGAGAATTATGTATTGGGAATTGTGATACTAACCCCTTTGAAGAAGAAGACACTAAAGAAATAGAAGAATTAGAGGAAGAAGATTTACAAAAATTTTCACCAGAAGATGTCATTTCATACTACCCAAACCCAGTTAAAGAAGAATTATATCTAAAATGGGAACTCCAAAATGGGAATAACGTAGCATCGATACAACTTTATACTACGAATGGTCAACTTTTAAAAACTTTCAATAAACCGGAGAACGCTAACTCTCAAAAAATAGCCTTTCTGAATTATCCCACAGGAATCTATATGATTTCTTTGATTTACGATAATGGCGATCAAAAGACAATTAGAATCATAAAACAATAG
- a CDS encoding TlpA family protein disulfide reductase, whose translation MKKLTFLLLFSVGITFAQGNASKIKFTAKINNRNSDTLVIRGANNFKQVIPVDKKETFVATFDAPKGFYQFSDGTESSSLYLKPGSDINLALDAKQFDETIVYKGKGANESNFLAQLALRNEKFEEEAFSKQAVEFATLLEAKLKSDLATIEKGDFDPEFKEAIKKSLEKSKEFAQRNYDSTAKMKKLNGTASPAFDFENYKGGKTKLSDLKGKYVYIDLWATWCAPCRAEIPFLQKVEEKYHGKNIEFVSISIDKLKDHEKWKKFVNEKNLGGVQLFADKDWESDFVVSYGVTGIPRFILIDPSGNIVSADAPRPSMPELQAQLDKLLN comes from the coding sequence ATGAAAAAATTAACCTTTTTGCTGTTGTTTTCTGTCGGTATAACTTTTGCACAGGGCAACGCAAGCAAAATCAAATTCACTGCTAAAATCAATAATAGAAATAGCGATACTCTTGTTATTAGAGGCGCTAATAATTTCAAGCAGGTAATTCCAGTTGATAAAAAAGAAACTTTTGTCGCAACCTTTGATGCGCCAAAAGGCTTTTACCAATTTAGCGATGGAACAGAGTCTTCAAGTCTTTATTTAAAGCCGGGGTCTGATATTAATTTAGCCTTAGATGCTAAGCAATTTGACGAGACAATTGTTTACAAAGGAAAAGGCGCTAATGAAAGTAATTTTTTAGCTCAGTTAGCATTGAGAAATGAGAAATTTGAAGAAGAAGCTTTTTCTAAACAAGCGGTAGAATTTGCTACTCTTTTGGAAGCAAAGCTAAAATCGGATTTGGCAACTATTGAAAAAGGTGATTTTGATCCTGAATTTAAAGAGGCAATAAAAAAGTCATTGGAAAAGTCTAAAGAATTTGCACAGCGTAATTATGATAGCACTGCTAAAATGAAAAAGTTAAATGGTACTGCTTCTCCAGCTTTCGATTTCGAAAACTATAAAGGTGGTAAAACTAAACTTTCTGACTTAAAAGGGAAATATGTTTATATTGATCTTTGGGCAACTTGGTGTGCGCCTTGTAGAGCAGAGATTCCTTTCTTGCAAAAAGTAGAAGAAAAGTATCATGGTAAAAATATCGAATTCGTAAGTATTTCAATTGATAAATTAAAAGACCACGAAAAATGGAAAAAGTTTGTTAATGAGAAAAATTTAGGAGGAGTTCAATTATTTGCTGACAAGGATTGGGAATCTGATTTTGTGGTTAGCTATGGTGTAACAGGAATTCCTAGATTTATCTTAATTGATCCATCTGGAAATATTGTTAGTGCTGATGCTCCGAGACCTTCGATGCCAGAACTACAAGCGCAGCTTGATAAATTATTGAATTAA